The nucleotide window GCTGCGTGTGCTCGACCAACTCTCGGCGCAGCCCGTGCAGGATGTGCGGGAATTCATGCGGCGTCTGATTGCCTTCATCCTGCTGGGCAATACCGATGCGCATCTGAAGAACTGGGCGCTGACCTACCCTGACGCCCACACACCGCAACTTGCACCGGTCTATGACCCGGTATGCGTGGCGGCGTTTTTCCACGACGTGCCCGCGTCGCACTACGGCGTGAATCGCGCTATCGACAAGACACTGCGTGCGTTCGGATGGCCAGCTCTCGAAGCGCTGTTGAAGGGCGCCGGGTTGTTGCGCGTCTCACGGATGATGACGATTGCCCGCGAAACCGTCGCCGAAGCACAGGCCGCATGGCCCAAGCTGCTGGACGACGCCCCTGCCGCCGTGCGCGCCACCGTGCTCGAACGGCTCTCGGGCGGCGTGGCATTGACCGCCTGACACGCGACCGCTTTCCGCCAAGACGACCATTAAAATTATTACCCGGGTAATATTGCAATTCAAATAACACCCGGGTAATATTCGCCGGTACCTGATTCATTACCGGAGATTCGCCGTGTCTGTCACGCCCGCTGCCGTCCCCACCTATACCGTCTTTCGCGGCATGCGCCGCATTGCCATCGGCTCGTTGGCCGACGCCGCTATCGCCTTCCAGCAGGCGTCCCTCATCGACACGCACTTGCCGGTGCTGATCTTCGACGACCTGACCGGCGACACGCGTGATGTCGATGTGCGTGGCACCGCTGCCGACATTCGAGAACGCTATCGTCCCGTGGCGGCGCCTGTCGCTGCGAGTGACGCAATGCTCACGCAACCCATTGCCGACGCCTCCGAAGCCCCCGCCAAAAGCCGGGGCCGTCCGAAGCTCGGCGTCGTCGCGCGCGAAGTCACGCTGCTCCCGCGTCATTGGGACTGGCTGGCGGAGCAGCCCGGTGGTGCGTCCGTCGTCTTGCGCAAGCTGGTCGAAGAAGCCCGCCGCAAGTTCGCCAGTCGTGACCTGACGCGCCGAGCGCAGGAGCGCGCCTATCGCTTCATGTCGACCATGGCGGGCGATCTGCCTGAATTCGAAGAAGCCTCGCGCGCGCTGTTTGCCAACGACTTCGACGCCCTCGGCAAGCGCATCGCCGGCTGGCCGGACGATGTGCGCGAGTATCTGCTGCGCCTGACGTCGACCGACGATCTCGCCGAACGCTTGACCGACTAACCCGTCGGGCGCGCAAGCCGCACAGGCCACTCGCGCGCCCGTCTCCCTTCGCTTTCCCGCTCACCGGTCGGACCGCCGCACCGGAGGGCCCCGCTTTGCCCGAAATTCCCCGGAATTTCCCGGCGAGCTTGCCTTGAGAAAACCATGACAACCGAAATCAAAGCACCACCGCCCCCTTCCCCGGCAGCACCCCGCCCGCTCTGGCGGACGTGGCTTCTCATCGCCGTGCCGATGATGCTGACCAACGCGCTGCAATCGATCGCGGGCACCGTCGACGGCATCTATCTCGGCCACCTGATCGGCACGCAGGCGATTGCCGCAGTGTCGGCGTTCTTCCCGGTGTTCTTCTTTCTGCTCGCCATCGTCATTGGCCTGTCGGCCGGTGCCACCGTGATGATCGGGCAGGCATGGGGGGCACGGGATCTGGCCCGCGTTAGAAACATCGCGGCGACGGCGCTGCTGATGATGCTCGTCGCGGGCGTCGTCACCAGCGTGCTCGGCGGATGGCTCGCCGCGCCGCTCATGCACGCCCTCGGCACGCCACTGGAAGTGATCGACGACGCCACACGTTATGCGCAATGGATGCTCATCGGCATGCCCATCGTGTATCTGCTCTGGCTGACGACGTCGATGAGCCGCGGCACGGGCGACGCGGTCTCGCCGCTCTTCACCCTGCTGATTGCGACCGTGCTGGCGTTGTGCCTCACGCCCGCCTTCATTGATGGATGGGGGCCGCTCCCGAAGCTGGGCGTGGCGAGCGCCGCCGCGTCGACCCTGATCGCGTTTACCGTCGCCCTGCTCTGGATGGCGATGTACTGGCGACGCAAGGCGCACGCCCTCGCACCGGGTGCCGGTCTGTGGCGTAACGTCCAGTTTCGGCCCGACCTTGCCCGGGGCATCCTGCGCATCGGCGTGCCTGCCGCGATGCAGATGCTGACGATGGCTATCGCAGAAATGGCGTTGCTCGGCATGGTGAATCGCCACGGCGCAAACGCTACCGCCGCGTACGGTGCCGTCACGCAAGTGATGAGCTGGCTGCAACTGCCCATCATGACGTTCGGCATCACCGCCTCGATCCTGTGTGCGCATGCCATCGGCGCAGGCCGAGGCGATCGCATCGATGCGATCGTGCGGACGGGTTTCCTGTGCAATCTGGGAATGACGGGCGCGCTGACGGCGCTGGTCTGTCTCGGGGCGCCGCTGATCATGCGCGGTTTTCTGACCGACCCGGAAGTCTTGGTACTCGCGACGCACCTGCTTTACGTCACGGCGTGGAGTGTGCCGGTGATGGGCCTGACAGCGGTCATGACGGGCGCCATGCGCGCTGGCGGCAAGGTGTGGGTGCCGATGGTGCTTGGGATGATCGGGCTGCTCGGCATCGAAGTGCCGGCCGCCCTGATCTTCGAGCGGATGGCCGGACTGACCGGCATCTGGTGGGCGTATCCGCTCGCTTTCGTTGCGATGTTCGTGATGCAGGGGCTGTGTTACCGGGCCTTCCGGCGCGCGTCGTGGCGAGCCCAGAAGAACATCAGCATGCCCGCGCAAGACAACAAGGCGCCGACCCAACCGGTGGAAGTCCAGCCATAACCGGCCGTAATTGCCACGCCGCCGAGCCATGCGCCGGCGGCGTTGGCCATATTGAAGGCGGAATGATTGAGCGCCGCCGCCAGCGTCTGTGCTTCACCGGCCACATCCATCAGCCGGATCTGCAAAGCAGGCCCGATGATGATGATCGTGCCGATGGCGAGCACATTGATACCAGCAAGCCACGGACTGGCGGCGGTAAATGTGAACGCACCAAGCAGCAGCGCCGACCAGATCAACGTGCCGCCGATGGCACGCATCAGCGAGGTGGCCCCGACAAGCCGCGGCCCGATGATCGTGCCGCCGACCATACCGACACCGAACAACGCGAGATAGAACGGCACCCACGCTTCGGGCACGCCCGCCACTTGCATGAGCGTCGGTTTGATGTAGCTGAACACGGCAAACATGCCGCCAAAACCAATCGCCCCGATGCCCAGTGTGAGCCAGACCTGCGAGCTGCGCAGCGCCGCCAGTTCACGCAACGGGCTGGCGCCATGCGGCGCCGGCACATTCGGCACCCAGCGCCAAACCAGTACCGCCGTGAGCGTACCGATGGCACCCACGAGGACGAAGGCCGCACGCCAGCCCAGCCATTGGCCGAGCCCAGCGGCGAGTGGCACACCGAACAGTGTCGCCAGTGTCAGACCGAGCATGACCTGACCGACGGCATGCACCCGCCGGTGCGGCGGCACGAGGGATGCACCGACCAGCGCCGCCACACCGAAATAGGTGCCGTGCGGCAGACCGCTCAGAAAGCGCAGACCGATGAGCGAGAGATAGCCCGGGGCGAGCGCACTGGCAAAATTGCCGATCGCAAACATCGCCATCAGCGCGATCAGGAAGAGGCGCCGGGGCAAACGCACGCCGAGCACGGCAAGCAACGGTGCGCCGATCACCACGCCCAGCGCGTAAGTGCTGATGGCATGACCGGCTTGCGGAATCGTGATGTTCAGACCACGGGCGACATCGGGCAGCAGGCCCATGATGACAAACTCGCCCGTCCCGATCGCGAACCCGCCCATCGCAAGTGCGACGAACGAGAGCCAGACGGGAATGGACGACGGGGGCAGCGCTTCGGCTGCATCGACGGGAAGGACTTGGGGGGAACTCATAGGGTGCGATTTTACGGCAATCCGCATCATCTTGCCGGACGTGCGCTGCAATGCAGCAACCCCGAAACTTCAT belongs to Pandoraea norimbergensis and includes:
- a CDS encoding DUF2239 family protein, which gives rise to MSVTPAAVPTYTVFRGMRRIAIGSLADAAIAFQQASLIDTHLPVLIFDDLTGDTRDVDVRGTAADIRERYRPVAAPVAASDAMLTQPIADASEAPAKSRGRPKLGVVAREVTLLPRHWDWLAEQPGGASVVLRKLVEEARRKFASRDLTRRAQERAYRFMSTMAGDLPEFEEASRALFANDFDALGKRIAGWPDDVREYLLRLTSTDDLAERLTD
- a CDS encoding MATE family efflux transporter encodes the protein MTTEIKAPPPPSPAAPRPLWRTWLLIAVPMMLTNALQSIAGTVDGIYLGHLIGTQAIAAVSAFFPVFFFLLAIVIGLSAGATVMIGQAWGARDLARVRNIAATALLMMLVAGVVTSVLGGWLAAPLMHALGTPLEVIDDATRYAQWMLIGMPIVYLLWLTTSMSRGTGDAVSPLFTLLIATVLALCLTPAFIDGWGPLPKLGVASAAASTLIAFTVALLWMAMYWRRKAHALAPGAGLWRNVQFRPDLARGILRIGVPAAMQMLTMAIAEMALLGMVNRHGANATAAYGAVTQVMSWLQLPIMTFGITASILCAHAIGAGRGDRIDAIVRTGFLCNLGMTGALTALVCLGAPLIMRGFLTDPEVLVLATHLLYVTAWSVPVMGLTAVMTGAMRAGGKVWVPMVLGMIGLLGIEVPAALIFERMAGLTGIWWAYPLAFVAMFVMQGLCYRAFRRASWRAQKNISMPAQDNKAPTQPVEVQP
- a CDS encoding MFS transporter, producing MSSPQVLPVDAAEALPPSSIPVWLSFVALAMGGFAIGTGEFVIMGLLPDVARGLNITIPQAGHAISTYALGVVIGAPLLAVLGVRLPRRLFLIALMAMFAIGNFASALAPGYLSLIGLRFLSGLPHGTYFGVAALVGASLVPPHRRVHAVGQVMLGLTLATLFGVPLAAGLGQWLGWRAAFVLVGAIGTLTAVLVWRWVPNVPAPHGASPLRELAALRSSQVWLTLGIGAIGFGGMFAVFSYIKPTLMQVAGVPEAWVPFYLALFGVGMVGGTIIGPRLVGATSLMRAIGGTLIWSALLLGAFTFTAASPWLAGINVLAIGTIIIIGPALQIRLMDVAGEAQTLAAALNHSAFNMANAAGAWLGGVAITAGYGWTSTGWVGALLSCAGMLMFFWARHDARRKAR